From the genome of Pieris rapae chromosome 18, ilPieRapa1.1, whole genome shotgun sequence:
aaataatattcGCAGCTATACACAGTAGCTTATAAATTTGATATCCGAAATTCGATTTACTTTCACTTTTAAACAACGACACGCGAGTAAGCGCGTCTCAGCCACTTTTATCACTGAAGCTAGAAGCTTGTGAGTTGTGAGCATGGTTGGATGGTGTCTCAAAATCCCTTTGAATTCATGTGATAAGCAAAATATGTAGTTGACGGCGTCTACACGTACAATACcgatataacataaaaaaccatCGTCTAACCTAACATGTTAAGCTTTTTACAAAGctgctttttagtttttatcattttctCCACTTGAACTAAGTAATAACACGGCCTTAACTTTCAATTCGTAATTACGTttcgaattaataatataattttatgaaatgataTCTTAcaagcaaaataattaaatgagtgTTTTATCTGGCATTTGTATCTAATGAGATAATTAAAtcgatataataattataatatgagtGTAAGCTGTCACTCAAAATGTGTGAAGCGTGAATCCGATTTGACTTTGGGTGacagtgaatttatttatttgggaATACTTCAAAAGTAGGAATCATGTCggtatgataaatataggCTGATTTTGGGAATGGCGAATGGGGAAACGCTTTATAAACTCTTACAGTAGGTAGCCAATTTTAGTCAAAGGTAATTTTTTACAGCGAGCTGAATACTGCGTATTGACCTAGTGGTTGAAGCTTGCGACTCTCAACCCAGAGGTCGCGTCTAAATCACGACTGAGCACAAATGtacttttctttctatgtgcgctgTTTGCAATCAATcgatgaaggaaaaaatcGTTATCGTGAATCCACCTACCTTAAACACACCCCGCAAGTTTTTTGGGTTTAAACCCACACAGACGAATGATGACCCGCTTGCCTATTGCCAATAAAGATATCACGAATAGGATACTGGAATCTTAGGCCAAGaccactgtttttttaacaatttcagGCCGACATACTAACTATACAACtatcataaataatgtatgacTTAAATAATGCATTACAATGTTAAATAGCTCAGTAGGTACTGGTTTCGTCACCCATTCGACAAAAAGGTCTCGACCTATAAGTTTTAAGCAAGTTGATCGTGTATCCAAAGTGAATACATCGTTTTGAACCCAAACTGAAATGTCCTTTTTTCCTCTCTTTGgcattttatacaaatcagTCGTTATTCGTCGTAAAAAGTGTAACCCAGTGTTAAATTGTGCATGTAAGAAACatgaattttgaaattaaatcggGTTCTGAGAAGGCAGTTGGCAAGTTTTGAGATATAACTAACTAATATTGGCCCGCGGGTGCACCCGCTACTCAACAAGTTTCACAACATTTGGCAACTCAGTGAAGTGTACGTAagataattacattttaatttgttgaatttatttgaacattAATGTCATTGCCATTTCCTCTCGAAATATtgattagtaaactttttttgCATATCGCAGTTGACAAGTTAACAACTAGGATTACATTGATGACTATGAAAAAGTAGATTCATCAACAAATAACAGCATATTGTTGAATATGGGTCAGTAAATTGGGTCTCTgctaaaaaaaactagtttaTATTGCAaagaacaaatttataaagttgaattagttattaaagttaaatgctcaatatatctatattctatattatgataacgaataaatatatctCAGAAGAAAACTtcgtattgtaatttaaacagTTTCTCAACATTgaactatacatatatttatcattcTACTCAATCTTATTTTCACattcttctgtaaataatttaaatacttttagatgcacctaaaatacattaacttcgagttaaatattcattagcAATGGCTTTCCAGTCAGTTGGGTCATCTTCAGGGTTTGGTTTTGATTTCCGTAATTTCTTAAGCATACCCCAACCGTCTGCCTTCTCGGTCGACGTAACGTACTGGTTGTTGGGGTCTTGGACAATGGAGTAAGCCCCCAGAGTAAGGCTCTGCACTAGACGGGCTGAAATTAGGGTCTGAAAATCGAAAATGTCATTAGTACACAAACAATACTACTGCCTGCTAATATGTAATTCTAATATCAAAAACATCAGACATAAAACACGAAATCCTGAGTTAATCAGCTCTTTTGAATATCAAAAGTCAGACAGGAGGCAGTCCAAATTCAAACATACATAACGTATATAAACGCATCTGATAACAAATTTGATTGCTTCTtgtacttttgtattttttttttgtacgttttttttcaaaagtttagttattttaaaagaagatAGCGACTTAGTTTGTATCTTTAAACTTTGAATCTTATTTAGGTAAACACTCGATGTCTCTGTAATAAAGACTCTTCTTACTTTAAGTAGGCGGTATTCGTCATCAGGTAATCTCCTGTTGACTGTGTACCCCGCTAGCACTAGGCCACCCGAGCGAAGGTCTCCAGATAGCAGCATCACGTAGGTCATAGTGATGGCCAACTCGAAGACATAGTAGCTGTACTGAATGTCTCCAAAGTCCAGAACACCGGAAATGCGATAGTCGGATTTGCTAGAGAGTAAtcaaattaagtaatattaatattaattacctgTGCTTTTAAATGCAACAATAACAAGACTGATAAGTGTACTTCTATAAGACTACCTTCAGCGACATAAAATACCCAGTTTTATTTTCAGGAAAACATTCCCAACAGTCAGATTTTGGgttatttcaaagattttagcAATTTTGTTAGTAACCACGGAACCaacaatgtttgtttttttacaaagcGAAGGGGGAATGAAgtctaaataaacattttttttaataaaccataaatttgtatttttatattattattaagtttcatAAAGAGACATATAGTTAATTATCACATTGTATGAAATGGTAAgagattaaattgttttataagtttgtataaaaaattatcatagtATCGTAAAACATACTACGAAACAAGTTACCTAATTAATTTGTCACGAATATCGAATATCgtcttttaaatgtgttttattagtacgatttagatttttaattgttggtgtgactttatttttagtttattaatagttGTATCTGTAATTTGTTAGGTTCAGCGAGGCGACATGGGACAGACAAACGTAAAAAGCGCAATTGCATTAAAAATGCATTACATATCCAGTTTACAACCGGGGCTCGAACCgctatagataataaaagaaatatatcgaaatcggatttttatataatacttaatattagatACGGTTCTGTGGTTCTTATCGTTCGATCATTAttaactgttaatttaaagcGTATTAGTTGCTTAATGTGTATGTACAGcgaaaaatttaagttttcctAAAAGCCAACGCCCAAAGAACAGATTTTGTATTAGCCAGGAAAGCCAAGTGGAGCCTTGGCTTACCTCAGAATAATTCCATTTAGTATTTGTCTGCAAACTCTCGTAACAGTTGGTGACACTTTCCTATTACGAAAACTGTTTGATAAATTGTTGcggtaaatataacattttacttCTCCGTCTTCTTAATAGCTTGATGACATACCTATGTTTCGATTTGAAGATTTTTGCAGATCAACTACTATTTTGTAATAGAATGCTAGCTCATAAAAGAGTTGTATCTCAAGGTCGTTAATTTGTTTAGTAAAAACAAGAATATAGTTACCTGTTGGGTATTTTGGAAGTGGTGAGGATGTTCATCTCGTTGATATCACCATGTATCACGCCCTTCTCTAGTTCATCTAGACGAGGAACTATGGCATATTTGAATTCTTCTATTACCTGGTATAAAAATTGAGTCGAATTAAATATGTTGATATTAATACGAATACGATCATCGTTTTATAATTCTAATGAATACACTTGTACTCTTCTCTTCTTCGTCGTCTTCATTATTAAAGATCTTGTGCCAGTCTGGAAAAACCCTAACCGGTAAGTCGACTTGCTGCCTCCCCCCACTTAGGTTTTAGTTAGGGATTTTGAGACCcataattgtttgaatttacCAAAATTACCAACgggtaatatttcttttaatacgTGCGTCTATACTAAGACATCTTGAAAGATGCCTAAATtgagactaataagtaatttaagggtaaataatgtaaaatatgagTATGAATATGttgaatatatgtaaattaccTCTTCAACCAAATCGAGTTTTTCAGTATCCTTGATGACGTATTTGAACTTTTCCAACTCCGGGACCTTTGTTAGCATCCACATGTGCTCACGGGAGACCAGACCCGAGTGGTTAAAGTTCTAAATGACATTCAAATATTCTTTACTTgcaaataaaatcacaaagtCATTAAATGTTAGATTATGTGCCGCATGAACGGCAGATCAAATATCTTGGTGAAATACTCTTACCTGCAATTTATTATCCAAATTAGCAACGAATTCTCCAAGTTGGTAGAACAGTGCCTCAGACGTTGGCACATCCTTCAACAGCTCGCCTGGTACGAACTCCAGTAAGCGGACTGCGTGCTGCTTGCCACCGATGTTTTCCACCGAGTGTAAATGTCCGAAGACATTGCGCACGGGCTTCGGGCAAGTCACTGAACGCGTCACTGagattgataaaattattatattaatagcctattcattttaattattattcttattgctatattacaaaatgtaaataaggTAAAAAGAATGGTGACAGATAATAGTTATGGTCTGCGAGAAGACCGACTCGGTCAAGGAAACTAGTTATGAATAGGtaataaaatttgagaaaGATGTCAAGcgcacaaaacaaatattaacttGAACAATAGTATTTTAAGTCGAGGTGAATGCACTATTATGTTACACGGTTATCTATTTTCggattttacaaaattatgtaaattacacTTAAATGTAAACATGTAAATGTAACAACTCTAAGATAAGTAATTTgtgaaaactaaaaaaaaatccttaagTATCATTTCGGCCTCCATTCCCAAGAAGTAGGTATTAAGTCATTTTTTGCCTTTCGTAGTTTCGTATTAGAAATTTCTGGTATATTTGAATGCAAAACTTACGTAAAAAGTTCATAATCTCATTCTGGGCCTCTACGAAGTCGACATTTTTAGAGTCCATAGAGTTCATGATTTTCAGAACGTATCCGTGAGGCGAGTGGTTCGTTATTAGAGGATTTTTGACATTTGGGTCTTCGATGATCTTGTAATTCTTGTCATCGTAACCATTCATTTCGATGAGTTCCAAGACCGATATGCCATACAGCCTTTCGACCAGTAATTTGACCCCTTCATGGTCAATGATAGGTCGAATAACCGTACCCGGTTGTAGTAATGTTGCTTCAGACATTTTATTCTGAAAATAATTGGTATTGCGTTATTTATATGTGCCGTATTAAATtcactaaattaattaagaataaagctgtactgtataaataatttataacaccATCAAAAATTacctagtttttaatattgtgtttgTTATACGAAATTACAAAGTTAAATAACAAGATGAATTTACTAATATAAGTTAATTGGTTAGTCaatatttaagatttgttTAACTGAACCAAAATAGCAATGTTATCTTTTATCGTGATAAAAGTGATGATAGGCCCTCTAGCGGCTGATTTGTCAAACTTTCATCACATGATTCGGAATGTTTTACCATTCAgtaaaatttgtgaaaaacagtatttttacgAATTATCACCaaattattttaggtaaattatttcacaattgatactaaaatcattaatgttatgtaaaacattaaaattaaaggtttttttagaattatattttacttgaaaaCTGCTCTTTCAAGagcttcaaaaatataaaaaaatgtaattatacaacatacatttttattaataacacatcattaaatta
Proteins encoded in this window:
- the LOC111001363 gene encoding hydroxylysine kinase; this encodes MSEATLLQPGTVIRPIIDHEGVKLLVERLYGISVLELIEMNGYDDKNYKIIEDPNVKNPLITNHSPHGYVLKIMNSMDSKNVDFVEAQNEIMNFLLTRSVTCPKPVRNVFGHLHSVENIGGKQHAVRLLEFVPGELLKDVPTSEALFYQLGEFVANLDNKLQNFNHSGLVSREHMWMLTKVPELEKFKYVIKDTEKLDLVEEVIEEFKYAIVPRLDELEKGVIHGDINEMNILTTSKIPNSKSDYRISGVLDFGDIQYSYYVFELAITMTYVMLLSGDLRSGGLVLAGYTVNRRLPDDEYRLLKTLISARLVQSLTLGAYSIVQDPNNQYVTSTEKADGWGMLKKLRKSKPNPEDDPTDWKAIANEYLTRS